ATGGTATTTTATGCAGTCCTGAATCACAGAGCACTTCTGAGATGCATGTTAATAGCAGATGTAAACGGGgttatcattatttaatcataattCGTTTTCCAGCGAACGCATAGACATGAACTCTTCACTCCTCCTGTTATTGGTTCAGCTCCAGATGAAGGGAGAAACAAATTCCAggtaaaaatgaacaaatctcaCAGCTGAGAAGGTTAAAATCAGTGCTGATGATCTGTGACTGTATTACAGCTGAAGACGGTGGAGGCTCTTCTGGGCAGCACAGCTAAAGTCAGAGAAGTGATTGTTCTCGGCATGATCACGCAGCTCAAAGAGGTATTTCTTCTCTTCCCACATTCATGCTTATTTCTGTTCAGCTGTTTGTGCTTGTAGTCAAGGGCTTGTTGTGGGTTAGTCAAGGGCTTGTTGTGGGTTAGTTAAGGGTGTCGTCAGCTGGTCTCAGCAGATCGAGTGGATGTTATCAGATGAAATGACTAGGAAGGAATAGGAATGATTCGTTGTGAAGGAACATTCAGCCGTCACTCGTTCACTGATCGTATATTCAGGTTTTTAGTCTATATTGATTCAGTTAATGATTTCTGTTAGGAGTTAAAGGTAAATAATGATGTCAAGGAGGCGGTTTAATAGAGACTTAACTTTACCTTTACTCTGTCCGTAGTAGAATCGTCAACATCAGAGCACGTGTACATAATGAGTTACACCGTGTCTTAAtcactttatattaatattaaaaataattgagcTAATgttgattctgaaagaaaatatGTCCGGGATCCTGCTGTTGCTATAAACACACCGTTCACATGCATCTGATGAACAGGTAAACTCACATTCGTATGTCAGTGTTTCTGCATTCATTTTGTGGATGTTTCAGAAAGTGTGCTTTATACATGCAGTAAGTTAAAGAGTTTATCATGTGCATGTGTAGTTTAAACACTTACATGATGTTTTCTAGTGCATTCGCTTTAACTTCTCagataatgtcatgggtatgagccatttcagatgcagccaaaaTGATGACAGTgggttacatataaatatattttaattgtctgCTTGTTATGAGCAGTTTGGTAGGGACGCATCTTTACTTAACTCTACGGTCTTGACTGAAGCATCAGTCTGTTGATGTGGTTTTGCGTGTGACGGAGCAGTCTAGCACTGAACTTTGAGAGAGAAAACACTCAGACTTTCAGAAACTCACCCAGggtttttgtgtttctgtctccTCATACTCACTTCATACTTTTAGGGCAAGTTCTACCTCGAGGACCCCAGCGGCGCAGTGCAGCTAAACATCTCAAAGGCAATATCCTTCCTGTGTTTATCACCACACACTTGTGCTGCTATCTTAGAGAAGGTTCTCCGTTTGTTCCTTAACGCTCTTCATACCAGTTTCACAGCGGTCTTTACACCGAGTCCTGCTTCGTTCTGGCTGAAGGTGAGTCTCATTCTCTGCTGTTCTGCTCTTTCCATCCCTGGATCGTGCATCTCTATAATCACATGATCTGTCTGCTTTCCAGGATGGTACGAGGATTCAGTGTTTCACATCAACGCTTTTGGGTTCCCGCCCACAGAACCCTCTTCTTTCACCAGGTGTGCGTTAGCTTCTATCTCCTGTAGAATGTCGCTGACTTCGATCTGCATCCACATGGAGTTTTCTTGTCTGTGTCCAGGGCTTATTACGGCAATATAAACTTCTTTGGCGGGCCGTCCAGCACTGCGGTCAAAGCATCGGCCAAACTGAAGCAGCTGGAGGAGGAGAACGAGGACGCCATGTTTGTGATCGTGTCAGACGTGTGGCTGGACCGTGTGGAGGTTCTGGAGAAGATCCAAACCATGTTCTCAGGTCCAGTACCTCCCTTGCGTGTTTTAGATTGTGCTCCCAAATCTGCAATAAAAAACATATGATGAACATCATTTTTAATATAGTCCTTAATGAGCTGCAAAATGGTTCTGGTTCCATTAACCAAATTATGACATTTACGTGATTTGTGCAGATACAGTCAGTGTCTGCTCATCATATCCACAGAATGTAAGTGTTTATCTGAAAATCCTGTTTGCTCGGCTCTCGGATTGTGCTCAGATACCGATTCTAACGCAGAGAACAAGCTCTGGACTTAAACACACTTCCAGGTGAAGCACAGTTTCCCACATCTGGTGGTCACTGTATTTAAGAATGAACAGAACATGTAACAAAGGACTTTAAAAGGACTTGAAATAGCGACAGCTAATAATAATCAGTTCATAATTCAGAATGATGAACAGCATTGCTTATGATTCTCGTTTTAATTAGttgtaaaacataacattttcttaatgttattatgtgtgtatattgcATTACATCACCCTGTTTCTAGATATTGATAACAGCATAGGTCATTGAAAAACCTGCTCTCAGTCATTTGACAAAGGCATTTGCAATTGACTGCGCCACTGCTAAGAATATTGAaaggttaattcacccaaaaatgaaaatgctgtcattaattactcaccctcatgtcgttccaaacccgtaagccCTTCGTTGATCTTCTGAACACCATgcgtgtgatgctgctgacgcaggagccgGCGTTCTGACGCAGAACACGTCTGTGTTGTGATGCTCTCCTGAGTGAGCGTCTAAGTCTGACCCACAAGAGAAGAAATCCCCGAATAAAGtcttatctttgttttctttgtgcacaaaaagtattcttgtggcttcataacattaagaaacactgacgtcacatggactattttaacgatgtccttgctgcctttctgggtcttgaacgttTCAGTTCTCTTGCTGTctctgcagggtcagaaagctctcgatttcatcagaaatatcttcatttgtgttctgaaggtcttacgggtttggaacgacatgagggtgagcaattcatgacaattttcatttttgggtgaactaaccttttaactACTAGTCAGCATCACTAGTTGACGTGACGATCCTGACTAATAGTAGtcacatgaataataataaaaaatgtgagcTACGACGGTCACAGCTGAAGTGAAGGGAAACTGAATCTGCAGTCATGTTTGAATTTTGACAGCAGTAAGTTAATATATCAAGGCTTCAAACAGGTCCTTGTGCTCGTCAACTGTCTGTTTTTCCACATGCATCTCATCACAGATCAGAGCGTGTGTTCATCTCTTGATATCTATAATCACTCTTGCGAGCAAAATGCAGAATAATGGCATGgagaataattacatttaaagctTTGGTTATCAGATCTATTTATTTCTCTTCTTTACATGGAGATTACTGAACTGCTTTATTATTGGCTGCAAAACAGAAAAGGCTGCTCTCTTGATGATTATAAAAGGAACAGTGGGGGCTTTTCTTTGAATAATCAAACCCATCATGCCTTCATGAATTATTACGTGTGTGATTGACTGAGATGCTGAATGTTTTCAGGCTACTCTGCCATGCCTCCCACCTGCTTCATCTTCTGTGGGAACTTCTCCTCGGCTCCGTACGGCAGACACCAGCTCCGAACACTCAAAGGTTTGACGTCTCTTCagaactgctgctgctgcaccATCATGTTTTAAAGCTGAACTAATTGTCCTCGATGTTGTTTTCAGAGTCTTTCAAAGCACTTGCTGATCTCATTTGTGAGTATCCCAGCATTCACAACAGGTAAGACATTTGAATTTACATAATTAAGATAAGATTAAATTTTTCTGATGACAGTTTCTGAATCACGGTGGACACACAGTGTCATGGACTTCACTGACTCCTCTGAAACCTGTTTTTGCAGCAGTCGTTTTGTGTTTGTTCCTGGACCAGAAGACCCCGGGCCCAGCACGGTTTTACCCAGGTATAAAATTAGGAGCAGCGTTTCAGTGACATGTACTAGAACCGTCTTCATTCGCATGTGACTCAGTCACGTTCCTTGAACGCAGTGTAGTGTAAAAGCTGTTTCTGCTGACAGACCTCCACTGGCTGAACACATCACAGAGGAGTTCAGACAGCGCGTGCCGTTCTCCGTCTTCACCACCAACccctgcaggtgtgtgtgagagtgtgtgtgtgagagtgtgtgtgtgtgtgtgtgtgtgtgtgtgtgagtgagtgagagagagagagagagagagagagagaagagtgagCTCAATGTACTCAGTGTGGGTTGTGTTCAGGGTTCAGTactgcagtcaggagatggtggtGATTCGAGAAGATCTGGTCAATAAGATGTGCAGAAACTGTGTTCGGCTCCCAAGCAGCAACCTGGACATTCCTTCTCATGTGAGCcagagctttatatatatatatgcgtgtgtgtgtgtgtgtgtgtgtgtgtgagatccgACTACTGAGATTATAGTCATGAGCTGTTTGTACAGCTGTTgctattgatttattttgagtAAGCAGTTGATTGCTTTGACTAAAATCAATTAACTGGATCaattgaaaaaaagtttttttttatagtaaataataaagaatagcCTCATGTGAACAGCATAGCATGCTTAGCATTTAACATTGCAtactttgcatttaaaatttaaggAGCTTTAATAATACAACTACAATACCAATGTAATTTAAATGACTGgatcataaattataaaaagtaagAATAACACATAATAACTCTTTtgcaattattaaattacaatggAACTGTGTacatgtgcatctcaataaattagactgtcgtggaaaagttaatttatttcagtaattcaactcaaattgtgaaacttgtgtattaaataaattcagtgcacacagactgaagtagtttaagcctttggttcttttaattgtgatgattttggctcacatttaacaaaaacccaccaattcacatctcaaaaaattagaatatggtgacatgccaatcagctaatcaactcaaaacacccgcaaaggtttcctgagcccttcaaaattgtctctcagtttggttcactaggctacacaatcacagGGAAGACtgttgatctgacagttgtccagaagacaatcactgacacccttcacaaggagggtaagacacaaacattcattgccaaagaaactggctgttcacagagtgctgtatccaagcatgttaacagaaagttgagtggaaggaaaaaatgtggaagaaaaagatgcacaaccaaccgagagaaccgcagccttatgaggattgtcaagcaaaatcgattcaagaatttgagtgaactacacaaggaatggactgaggctggggtcaaggcatcaagagcaccacacacagacgtgtcaaggaatttggctacagttgttgtattcctcttgttaagccactcctgaggcgtcttacctgggctaaggagaagaagaactggactgttgcccagtgggccaaagtcctcttttcagatgagagcaagttttgtatttcatttggaaaccaaggtcctagagtctggaggaagggtggagaagctcatagcccaagctgcttggagtccagtgttaagtttccacagtctgtgaagatttggggtgcaatgtcatctgctggtgttggtccattgtgtttcttgaaaaccaaagtcactgcacctgtttaccaagaaatcttggagcacttcatgcttccttctgctgaccagctttttgaagatgctgatttcattttccagcaggatttggcacctgcccacactgccaaaagcacagttgattaaatgaccatggtgttggtgtgcttgactggccagcaaactcaccagacctgaaccccagagagaatctatggagtattgtcaagaggaaaatgagaaacaagagaccaaacactgcagatgagctgaaggccactgtcaaagaaacctgggcttccacaccacctcagcagtgccacaaactgaacacctccatgccacgccgaactgaggcagtaattaaaggaAAAGGGGctccaagtattgagtacatgtacagtaaatgaacaaactttccagaaggccaacaattcactaaaaatgttttttttttattggtctgaTGAAGTAttctaaaatcatcacaattaaaagaaccaaagacttaaactacttcagtctgtgtgcactgaatttatttaatacacgagtttcacaatttgagttgaattactaaaataaacttttccacgacattctaatttattgagatgcatctgtaCATGTGgctgttattataataataataataatgattatgagGATACAAGGGTGATAGTTAAACTTTagatatcaatttatttatttctttttatttattcttgagCTTTATGTAATTCAGAAAGTTGTATCACTCAGTCTTCAATATTTCACCATTGTCTTATGATTAGGGTTGAGTATCGAAAATCGATTCCAGATTCCAAAGAATCGGGAGGACAGAGACAGCCctgctaaaaatgtttaaattacattttaacttcaGTTGACTATTTTTCAATAGGATACTATTGATCAcaatattcttattaataatttagaAAAGACTGGGTATTCGAGACGCGGCTCTTGAGTGGTTCAGGTAATTTCTTTCTAATAGGACCTTTTCAGTTAATATCAGTCAGTCTTATTCTAAGACTGCTCCATTGAATTGTGGTGTTCCCCAATCTTGTTCTTACTGTATATTCTGCCCTTAGGTTCAATTTTTA
The sequence above is drawn from the Cyprinus carpio isolate SPL01 chromosome A17, ASM1834038v1, whole genome shotgun sequence genome and encodes:
- the LOC109093248 gene encoding DNA polymerase epsilon subunit 2 isoform X1 yields the protein MFTELVGTEAEAPVWREQLKMDARRVKLKVSAGFKMRGLILRPESSRFLLRVLESVSEADLEEVLERILDAVEKQPLGSSMVELSVVEAAVQDCSQACDETIDNVFNIIGAFDVPRFIFSTERKKFVPISMTNHPVPKLCGQSRDKAELFRERYTILQQRTHRHELFTPPVIGSAPDEGRNKFQLKTVEALLGSTAKVREVIVLGMITQLKEGKFYLEDPSGAVQLNISKAQFHSGLYTESCFVLAEGWYEDSVFHINAFGFPPTEPSSFTRAYYGNINFFGGPSSTAVKASAKLKQLEEENEDAMFVIVSDVWLDRVEVLEKIQTMFSGYSAMPPTCFIFCGNFSSAPYGRHQLRTLKESFKALADLICEYPSIHNSSRFVFVPGPEDPGPSTVLPRPPLAEHITEEFRQRVPFSVFTTNPCRVQYCSQEMVVIREDLVNKMCRNCVRLPSSNLDIPSHFVKTILSQGHLTPLPLYVCPVHWPYDYALRVYPVPDVIVFADKYDPFNVCNTDCLCINPGSFSRSGFSFKVYYPSNRTVEDSKLQGL
- the LOC109093248 gene encoding DNA polymerase epsilon subunit 2 isoform X2 gives rise to the protein MVELSVVEAAVQDCSQACDETIDNVFNIIGAFDVPRFIFSTERKKFVPISMTNHPVPKLCGQSRDKAELFRERYTILQQRTHRHELFTPPVIGSAPDEGRNKFQLKTVEALLGSTAKVREVIVLGMITQLKEGKFYLEDPSGAVQLNISKAQFHSGLYTESCFVLAEGWYEDSVFHINAFGFPPTEPSSFTRAYYGNINFFGGPSSTAVKASAKLKQLEEENEDAMFVIVSDVWLDRVEVLEKIQTMFSGYSAMPPTCFIFCGNFSSAPYGRHQLRTLKESFKALADLICEYPSIHNSSRFVFVPGPEDPGPSTVLPRPPLAEHITEEFRQRVPFSVFTTNPCRVQYCSQEMVVIREDLVNKMCRNCVRLPSSNLDIPSHFVKTILSQGHLTPLPLYVCPVHWPYDYALRVYPVPDVIVFADKYDPFNVCNTDCLCINPGSFSRSGFSFKVYYPSNRTVEDSKLQGL